From the genome of Sulfurovum sp. NBC37-1, one region includes:
- a CDS encoding aldehyde dehydrogenase family protein produces MFDEEDVEAKILFGSTEATKEEKTERCSPYDGIVVSIAQACDADDTVHALKIAKEAAKEAAKTSLSQRILWLEDVAKRLEEEKEVFALMLTKEVAKPIAFSRIEVDRCIETIKLTVLELANLSGETIPTDIMPSGKKTMAYYRREPAGVIACITPFNFPLNLVAHKIAPALGAGNAVVLKPTPEAPMTAYMLAKLFVSSEYAVKDALSVVYGDAEVGSTLVKSNIPRVISFTGSVSVGNIIMSQAGIKKVSLELGGNAATYIDESADLELAAARCAFGAFYNSGQVCISLQRIYVNAEVYGEFATLIAMETAKLKVESPYEDDTFMGPLIDGESKERAKNWIASAKAEGARVIVGGEETVEGLFPPTVMADVTDEMKIICEEVFAPIVSLVSVPNYDTAVKKMNDSPYGLQFSIFTNDLKMTQAFIDDAQCGGVVINDIPTLRFDVQPYGGAKLSGVGREGPKWALDEFTEIKSIVIC; encoded by the coding sequence ATGTTTGATGAAGAAGATGTAGAAGCGAAGATTCTTTTTGGTTCCACTGAAGCAACCAAAGAAGAGAAGACAGAACGCTGCAGCCCTTATGACGGTATTGTTGTCAGCATAGCACAGGCTTGTGACGCCGACGATACGGTACATGCACTGAAGATCGCCAAAGAGGCAGCCAAAGAGGCGGCAAAAACATCTCTTTCCCAGCGTATATTGTGGCTGGAAGATGTGGCAAAAAGACTGGAAGAAGAGAAAGAAGTTTTTGCTCTTATGCTGACAAAAGAGGTGGCAAAACCCATCGCATTCTCGCGTATTGAAGTGGATAGATGTATCGAGACGATCAAACTGACTGTTCTTGAACTTGCCAACCTTTCGGGAGAGACCATTCCGACAGATATCATGCCCAGCGGCAAGAAGACTATGGCGTACTACAGACGTGAACCTGCAGGAGTAATTGCCTGCATCACGCCTTTCAATTTCCCGTTGAACCTTGTAGCGCACAAGATCGCACCTGCACTGGGTGCAGGGAATGCCGTAGTGCTCAAGCCTACACCAGAGGCACCCATGACAGCCTATATGCTAGCCAAGCTTTTTGTCTCTTCCGAGTATGCCGTGAAAGATGCACTTTCAGTAGTCTATGGTGATGCAGAGGTAGGTTCCACTCTGGTCAAAAGTAACATTCCGAGGGTCATCAGTTTTACCGGTTCTGTCTCGGTAGGCAATATCATTATGTCTCAGGCGGGCATTAAAAAGGTGAGCCTTGAACTGGGCGGGAATGCCGCCACCTACATCGATGAAAGTGCCGACCTTGAACTTGCGGCTGCACGATGTGCTTTCGGTGCTTTTTACAACTCAGGACAGGTCTGTATCTCGCTGCAGAGAATTTATGTCAATGCGGAAGTTTACGGAGAGTTCGCAACACTCATTGCCATGGAGACGGCCAAACTCAAGGTAGAGTCACCTTATGAGGACGATACCTTCATGGGGCCGCTTATCGACGGTGAGTCCAAAGAGAGAGCAAAGAACTGGATAGCGTCAGCCAAGGCTGAAGGTGCCAGAGTGATCGTCGGTGGAGAGGAAACCGTGGAAGGGCTCTTCCCCCCAACCGTCATGGCGGATGTGACCGATGAGATGAAGATCATCTGCGAAGAGGTCTTCGCGCCTATTGTTTCACTGGTCTCAGTGCCAAATTATGATACAGCCGTGAAGAAGATGAACGATTCTCCCTACGGGCTGCAATTTTCCATCTTCACCAATGATCTGAAAATGACACAGGCATTCATAGACGATGCCCAGTGCGGAGGTGTAGTGATCAACGATATCCCGACACTGCGTTTTGACGTGCAGCCTTACGGTGGTGCCAAACTTTCAGGTGTGGGACGGGAAGGCCCGAAATGGGCGCTTGATGAGTTCACAGAGATCAAAAGTATTGTTATATGTTGA
- a CDS encoding DUF420 domain-containing protein, producing the protein MDYMFQPGFLGTRAPFFMDFVTLIVAFLPLLVGIAISFARHKKYTLHSTVQITIFIISVIVVGYFEYGVRLGGGYEAFVKGTHVSHNYLLFVLVLHIAISVITLGVWAGTLVHARKSYARGGLLPGPDSTSHKKVGIRSFIGIVLTALTGIWLYLLLFVF; encoded by the coding sequence ATGGACTACATGTTCCAACCCGGTTTTCTGGGAACCAGAGCACCTTTTTTTATGGATTTCGTTACACTGATAGTCGCTTTTCTGCCACTGCTGGTAGGCATAGCGATCTCTTTTGCGCGTCATAAGAAATATACCTTGCATAGTACAGTTCAGATCACAATCTTTATCATTTCTGTCATTGTAGTGGGCTATTTTGAATATGGTGTACGTCTGGGTGGAGGGTATGAAGCGTTTGTGAAGGGGACACATGTTTCCCATAATTATCTTTTGTTCGTTCTTGTTTTGCATATTGCTATTTCCGTTATTACGCTGGGTGTGTGGGCAGGCACGCTTGTGCATGCCAGAAAAAGTTATGCAAGAGGTGGTCTGCTTCCCGGACCGGATTCAACATCACATAAAAAAGTGGGTATCCGTTCCTTTATCGGTATCGTACTGACGGCACTGACTGGGATATGGCTCTATCTGCTCCTGTTCGTGTTTTGA
- a CDS encoding DUF523 domain-containing protein — protein sequence MKKIAISACLLGEACRYDGTDNRDDLLLEKLEGCELIPFCPEDDAFGTPRPTMDLIEMQEGIRAISNETGEDLSAPVEAYAKDFLKKYSDIDLFIGKDRSPSCGVCSAKLYDEHKVLISAGAAGLMAKEAMHRGIEAIDAEAYIEKIGDPTEKDKH from the coding sequence ATGAAGAAAATTGCTATTTCCGCTTGCCTTCTGGGAGAGGCCTGCCGTTATGACGGTACGGACAACAGAGATGATCTGCTCTTGGAAAAACTGGAAGGATGTGAACTGATCCCTTTTTGCCCGGAGGACGATGCTTTCGGAACACCGCGTCCTACGATGGATCTGATAGAGATGCAAGAGGGGATCAGGGCGATCTCCAATGAAACAGGTGAAGATCTCTCTGCCCCGGTCGAAGCCTATGCCAAAGATTTTTTAAAAAAGTATAGTGATATCGATCTTTTTATTGGGAAGGACAGAAGTCCAAGCTGTGGGGTCTGTTCCGCAAAGCTTTATGATGAACACAAAGTTCTGATCAGTGCTGGGGCGGCAGGCCTCATGGCAAAAGAGGCGATGCACAGGGGTATTGAAGCGATCGATGCCGAAGCATATATTGAAAAGATCGGTGATCCGACAGAGAAGGATAAACATTGA
- a CDS encoding S1C family serine protease: MKLLITLLLGTLFLTAGTTEEEIAKQAIVKIYTTFKAPNYQEPWNSSMASATGSGAIIEDKRILTNAHVVANHTFIEVERYGERKRYIAKVKFVSHQADLALLEVEDETFFNGVTPLQFDGLPQIEQKVVVYGYPMGGSTLSATIGVVSRIEHHRYSHSGEKFLAIQVDAAVNPGNSGGPALSNGKIVGVVMQVIKRSQNIGYLVPVMMVKHFLKDIEDGKCDGFADLGLTTQKMENPAIRHYYHMDENETGKLVAEIVYNSSLKGILKKGDILTAIDGHKIENDGTIAFRPHEFTDFNYYVDRYQMHQSVELEVLRNGEKMKVDANLTNTADDILLVKTTRYDRMPTYYIYGGYVFSPLTRNLLLSTNRNRLALSYFATQWPTKEKKEVVVLLKVLASDISRGNNGFAMWPIEKINGETFDSFKTFFEKFNNAEGQYVVLEDKDGVRVVIDRKEAETKQKKILDKYNIEYDRSIDLRKKQSESNEAQ; this comes from the coding sequence TTGAAACTATTGATCACACTATTATTGGGTACACTTTTTTTAACGGCCGGAACGACAGAAGAGGAGATCGCCAAGCAGGCGATTGTTAAAATATACACGACTTTCAAAGCACCAAACTACCAGGAACCGTGGAACTCCTCCATGGCAAGTGCGACAGGTTCCGGAGCCATCATCGAAGACAAGCGTATTTTGACCAATGCGCATGTGGTGGCCAATCATACTTTTATCGAAGTCGAGCGCTACGGGGAGAGAAAACGTTACATTGCCAAGGTAAAATTCGTTTCGCACCAGGCTGACCTTGCACTGTTGGAAGTGGAAGATGAGACATTCTTCAACGGTGTGACTCCGCTTCAGTTTGACGGTTTGCCACAGATCGAGCAGAAAGTGGTCGTCTACGGCTATCCGATGGGTGGAAGTACGCTGTCGGCTACGATCGGTGTTGTATCGCGCATAGAGCATCACCGCTATTCGCACAGCGGCGAGAAATTCCTTGCCATCCAGGTGGATGCCGCGGTCAATCCCGGCAACAGCGGAGGCCCCGCTCTCTCAAATGGAAAGATCGTCGGCGTGGTCATGCAGGTGATCAAAAGATCTCAGAATATCGGTTACCTTGTACCGGTGATGATGGTAAAACATTTCCTCAAAGATATTGAGGACGGGAAATGTGACGGATTTGCTGACCTCGGTCTGACAACACAGAAAATGGAGAATCCCGCGATCAGGCACTATTACCATATGGACGAGAACGAGACGGGGAAGCTCGTGGCTGAGATCGTTTACAACTCTTCGCTCAAGGGGATTCTGAAAAAAGGGGATATCCTGACAGCGATAGACGGGCACAAGATAGAAAATGACGGAACGATTGCTTTTCGGCCGCATGAATTCACAGATTTCAACTATTATGTGGACCGCTACCAGATGCATCAGAGTGTTGAGCTGGAAGTGCTGCGCAATGGAGAAAAAATGAAGGTGGATGCCAATCTGACCAATACGGCGGACGATATTCTTCTGGTGAAAACGACCCGTTACGACAGGATGCCTACCTATTACATCTATGGCGGATATGTCTTTTCTCCTTTGACAAGAAACTTGCTACTCTCTACCAACCGGAACAGGCTGGCACTGAGTTATTTTGCTACACAATGGCCTACAAAAGAGAAAAAAGAGGTGGTCGTACTGCTCAAAGTGCTGGCATCGGATATCAGCCGGGGCAATAATGGTTTTGCCATGTGGCCCATAGAGAAGATAAACGGTGAAACTTTCGACAGCTTCAAGACCTTTTTCGAGAAGTTCAACAATGCTGAAGGGCAATATGTCGTCCTTGAAGACAAGGACGGTGTGCGTGTGGTCATTGATAGAAAAGAGGCAGAAACCAAACAGAAAAAAATACTTGACAAGTATAATATCGAGTATGACAGATCTATTGATCTAAGAAAGAAGCAGTCGGAAAGCAATGAAGCCCAATAA
- a CDS encoding nitrite/sulfite reductase — protein sequence MKPNKIERLKSEYHPYDFREKIFCLDLEDLSEEDRFYLKNWGIYNIKLMPEKFMLRIRIAGGRVEEGMLSFLFGIAREYHLELLVTARAQIELHGLNAYNVLKVWQKLQNANITTLQTLTDNFRNIVTDPYDGATKENRVEVYSLIMQMQTLFLNKEAWMGMLPRKFNVAISGTQKSHLHFFGNDLYFALAKKKGEWGFNLYLGGKNSEVAREADIFVLPHNVPPMFEAVAKAYNTYGLRGSRAKTRLFHLLSEIGMTAFVEKIAEFYPYTMEKAGALQHEKCTFTSFVELKDGTFGYCYQTHFGKLSTKELEILLDYAKKESLQIRLGVDQNIYLLGLKEKYVPFETDTGSSHIVACAGSAYCGLSLWDVKAETTYLPLKKIKQHNIQVGFSGCLKGCGRHHHADIGLVGLRTNVFGDTQKAARVFLGGEYSSGKAAARLIFHAVPLQHLSGLLESIIEEFEASSESDFEIFCRMYLNLLSSNFVALWFLAKLYLKVPIRLALLPEARLYEKLLEHSDFPKSEEDENYIESIKIMMHALWDDALTRTS from the coding sequence ATGAAGCCCAATAAGATCGAACGCCTCAAATCGGAATACCACCCTTATGATTTCAGAGAGAAGATCTTCTGCCTTGACCTTGAAGATCTTTCTGAAGAGGACCGTTTCTACCTGAAGAACTGGGGTATCTACAATATCAAGCTGATGCCCGAAAAATTTATGCTGCGTATCCGTATAGCAGGCGGACGCGTAGAGGAAGGTATGCTTTCTTTTCTTTTTGGGATCGCCAGGGAATATCATCTTGAACTGCTTGTGACAGCGCGTGCACAGATTGAGCTGCATGGCCTGAATGCCTACAATGTACTGAAAGTCTGGCAAAAGCTTCAAAACGCCAATATCACTACTCTACAGACCCTTACGGATAATTTCCGGAATATCGTGACTGATCCGTATGATGGTGCGACAAAAGAGAACAGGGTAGAGGTCTATTCTCTCATTATGCAGATGCAGACGCTTTTTTTAAACAAAGAAGCATGGATGGGGATGCTGCCCAGAAAGTTCAATGTCGCTATTAGCGGAACACAAAAAAGTCATCTCCATTTCTTCGGGAACGACCTCTACTTCGCACTTGCCAAAAAGAAGGGAGAGTGGGGATTTAACCTTTATCTGGGGGGTAAGAATTCCGAAGTGGCGCGGGAGGCAGACATTTTCGTATTGCCACACAATGTACCGCCCATGTTTGAAGCGGTCGCTAAAGCTTACAATACTTACGGACTTCGCGGAAGCCGGGCTAAGACCAGACTGTTCCACCTGCTCTCAGAGATCGGTATGACAGCTTTTGTAGAGAAAATAGCGGAGTTCTACCCGTATACTATGGAAAAGGCAGGTGCCCTGCAGCATGAAAAATGCACTTTTACTTCGTTTGTTGAACTCAAGGATGGCACGTTTGGTTATTGTTACCAGACACATTTTGGGAAGCTCAGCACGAAGGAACTCGAAATACTTTTGGACTATGCCAAAAAAGAATCTCTGCAGATACGTCTGGGTGTGGACCAGAACATCTATCTTCTGGGACTTAAAGAGAAATATGTGCCCTTTGAAACAGATACGGGTTCCTCCCATATTGTTGCCTGTGCGGGGAGTGCCTATTGTGGGCTCTCACTGTGGGATGTCAAAGCAGAGACAACCTATCTGCCTCTGAAGAAGATAAAACAGCATAACATACAGGTCGGTTTCAGCGGCTGCCTCAAAGGATGCGGCAGACACCACCATGCGGACATCGGTCTTGTCGGGTTACGTACCAATGTATTTGGAGATACCCAAAAAGCGGCAAGGGTCTTTCTTGGAGGAGAGTACAGTAGTGGAAAAGCTGCAGCAAGACTCATTTTCCATGCTGTACCACTGCAGCATCTCTCCGGGCTTTTGGAGAGTATCATCGAAGAATTTGAAGCCAGTAGTGAGTCAGACTTTGAAATATTCTGTAGAATGTATCTGAACCTTCTCAGTAGCAATTTTGTTGCGTTGTGGTTCCTCGCGAAACTTTATCTAAAAGTGCCGATTCGGCTGGCGCTCCTGCCTGAAGCAAGACTCTATGAGAAACTGTTAGAGCACAGTGATTTTCCGAAATCTGAAGAGGATGAGAATTATATTGAAAGTATCAAAATAATGATGCATGCTTTATGGGATGATGCACTTACTCGTACTTCTTGA
- the bcp gene encoding thioredoxin-dependent thiol peroxidase — translation MLNVGEKVPDFCLPNQDEEEICFRDIKGRWIVLYFYPKDNTPGCTTEACDFTAALPDFEGLDAIVLGVSPDSPKKHRNFIEKKDLGITLLADEEKELCQTFGVWQLKKNYGREYMGVVRSTFIIDPDGKVAAKWEKVKVKGHVDEVKAKLEELQTA, via the coding sequence ATGCTGAATGTTGGAGAGAAGGTACCGGATTTTTGCCTGCCGAACCAGGACGAAGAGGAGATCTGTTTTCGGGATATCAAGGGAAGATGGATCGTACTTTACTTTTACCCAAAAGACAATACGCCGGGCTGTACGACAGAAGCATGTGATTTCACTGCGGCTCTGCCTGATTTCGAAGGCTTGGATGCTATCGTGCTGGGTGTCAGTCCTGACTCTCCAAAGAAACACAGGAATTTCATAGAGAAAAAAGATCTGGGTATCACGCTTCTGGCTGATGAAGAAAAAGAACTCTGTCAGACATTCGGTGTCTGGCAGCTTAAAAAGAACTATGGACGTGAATACATGGGTGTGGTACGTTCGACCTTCATCATCGATCCCGACGGCAAAGTAGCTGCAAAGTGGGAGAAAGTGAAGGTAAAAGGTCATGTGGATGAGGTGAAAGCGAAACTTGAGGAGCTTCAGACCGCGTAG
- the tsf gene encoding translation elongation factor Ts, protein MANFGPKDIKKLREMTDAGMMDCKKALTEADGDMDKAVEWLRDQGMGAAAKKAGKVAAEGAIGIKVEGHKAVIVEINSQTDFVAQNDKFKALMDTVVNHAFENNLADAEAINNSTINGEPFADFLSQQIAIIGEKLVVRRAALIVGDETTAVNGYVHSNAQNGVIIEAKCDSAKTAEAMTPVLKEVAMHAAAMAPSTLSFKDFDPKFVEDETKGRIVAIETENEELRRLGKTEKNVPQYISMSQLTDEVMAAAEEALKAELAAEGKPEKIWDKILPGKLARFISDNTTLDQEQCLLDQKFVMDDSKTVFEYVQEKAKAAGGSAEIVHFVRLEVGEGIEVEEEDFAAEVAKQMA, encoded by the coding sequence ATGGCAAACTTTGGACCAAAAGATATCAAAAAACTCAGAGAGATGACCGATGCAGGGATGATGGACTGTAAAAAAGCATTGACCGAAGCTGACGGCGATATGGACAAAGCGGTTGAGTGGCTGAGAGACCAGGGAATGGGTGCTGCGGCTAAAAAAGCCGGAAAAGTAGCAGCTGAAGGTGCTATCGGTATTAAAGTTGAAGGTCACAAAGCTGTGATCGTCGAGATCAACTCTCAAACTGACTTCGTTGCACAGAACGACAAGTTCAAGGCACTGATGGACACGGTAGTAAACCATGCATTCGAGAACAATCTTGCTGACGCGGAAGCGATCAACAACTCCACTATCAATGGTGAGCCGTTCGCTGACTTCCTTTCTCAGCAGATCGCCATTATCGGTGAAAAACTTGTTGTAAGAAGAGCAGCACTGATCGTTGGAGATGAAACAACCGCAGTAAACGGTTATGTTCACTCAAATGCACAGAATGGTGTTATTATCGAAGCGAAATGTGATTCAGCGAAAACAGCGGAAGCAATGACGCCGGTTCTTAAAGAAGTAGCAATGCATGCGGCTGCTATGGCTCCAAGTACACTTTCTTTCAAAGACTTTGACCCAAAATTCGTTGAAGATGAGACCAAAGGTAGAATCGTAGCGATCGAAACAGAGAATGAAGAGCTTAGACGTTTGGGGAAAACTGAAAAGAATGTTCCTCAGTACATCTCTATGAGCCAGTTGACGGATGAAGTAATGGCTGCTGCAGAAGAGGCTCTTAAAGCAGAACTTGCTGCAGAAGGCAAACCTGAAAAAATCTGGGACAAGATCCTTCCGGGAAAACTGGCAAGATTTATCTCTGATAACACAACACTTGATCAGGAACAGTGTCTCCTTGATCAAAAATTCGTTATGGATGACAGCAAGACGGTATTTGAATACGTTCAGGAAAAAGCGAAAGCAGCCGGCGGTTCAGCTGAGATCGTACACTTTGTAAGACTTGAAGTAGGTGAGGGTATCGAGGTTGAGGAAGAAGACTTCGCAGCCGAAGTAGCCAAGCAAATGGCATAA
- a CDS encoding ABC transporter ATP-binding protein, producing the protein MSQPLLEATGISHSFDYPLFSDIHFSIAAKQSAAIVGRSGSGKSTLLHIFSTFLQPDSGNVTLFEHELYTLKDSEIESLRRYDVGIIFQFHYLFKGMSALENISVATMLSGETIDNEILKKLQIDHLMAHKTSELSGGEQQRVSIARVLSKKPRIIFADEPTGNLDKETAELVMEVLAAYIKEHDAALVLVTHDESMAARCDAIYKLKDKTLEKSA; encoded by the coding sequence ATGTCCCAACCATTATTGGAAGCTACCGGTATTTCCCACAGTTTTGACTATCCGCTTTTTTCAGACATTCATTTCAGTATTGCAGCAAAACAGAGTGCAGCCATCGTTGGGCGCAGCGGCAGCGGAAAGTCGACACTTCTGCATATTTTCTCAACTTTTTTGCAGCCCGATTCCGGGAATGTCACCCTTTTTGAACATGAATTATACACTTTGAAAGACAGTGAGATAGAATCGCTCAGACGCTATGATGTGGGGATCATCTTCCAGTTCCATTATCTTTTCAAGGGGATGAGTGCTTTGGAAAATATTTCTGTCGCTACCATGCTCTCGGGTGAAACCATTGACAATGAAATACTAAAGAAACTGCAGATAGACCATCTGATGGCACATAAGACCTCCGAGCTTTCAGGAGGGGAGCAGCAGAGGGTTTCTATTGCCAGGGTGTTGAGTAAGAAACCGCGTATCATTTTTGCAGATGAGCCCACGGGAAATCTGGACAAAGAGACTGCTGAACTGGTTATGGAGGTGCTTGCAGCCTACATAAAAGAGCACGATGCTGCATTGGTACTGGTTACCCATGATGAGAGTATGGCGGCCCGCTGTGATGCCATTTACAAACTCAAAGACAAAACATTGGAAAAAAGTGCATGA
- the prfB gene encoding peptide chain release factor 2 yields the protein MDAYEYGELLKTLSKKMENISNIVKPDELKKRLDEIEEMQQDPNFWNDTANAGKISQEKTRTERILETYHNANDAVYDAIEYFEMAKAEKDEETLEMLYEDAETLKERTNALEVQMMLSGEHDSNNAIVSIHPGAGGTESQDWASMLYRMYLRWAERHGFKVEVLDYQPGEEAGIKDVSFIIKGENAYGYLKVENGIHRLVRISPFDSNAKRHTSFTSVMVSPEIDDDIDIEIEDKDLRIDTYRASGAGGQHVNKTESAIRITHEPTGIVVQCQNDRSQHKNKSAAMKMLKSRLYEYEMAKKQAEIDGVEKSDIGWGHQIRSYVMQPYQQVKDTRSGQAFTNVDAILDGDIDKLLEGVLISQAK from the coding sequence ATGGATGCTTACGAATACGGCGAACTCCTAAAGACCCTCTCCAAAAAAATGGAGAACATCAGCAATATCGTCAAACCAGACGAACTGAAAAAACGTCTCGATGAAATAGAAGAAATGCAGCAGGACCCCAACTTCTGGAATGATACTGCAAATGCGGGAAAGATCTCCCAGGAGAAAACAAGAACAGAGCGTATTCTGGAAACCTACCATAATGCCAACGATGCCGTTTATGATGCCATAGAATATTTTGAAATGGCCAAGGCCGAGAAAGATGAAGAGACCCTCGAGATGCTCTATGAAGATGCCGAAACGCTCAAGGAACGCACCAATGCCCTCGAAGTACAGATGATGCTCAGCGGCGAGCATGACAGCAACAATGCCATTGTTTCCATTCACCCCGGTGCGGGAGGTACGGAAAGCCAGGACTGGGCGAGTATGCTCTACCGTATGTACCTGCGCTGGGCGGAGCGCCACGGGTTCAAAGTAGAAGTGCTGGACTACCAACCGGGTGAAGAAGCAGGAATCAAAGATGTTTCGTTCATCATTAAAGGAGAGAATGCCTATGGTTATCTCAAAGTAGAGAACGGCATCCACAGACTGGTACGCATCAGCCCATTCGATTCTAATGCCAAGCGACATACTTCTTTCACTTCCGTTATGGTCTCACCGGAGATCGACGACGATATAGACATTGAGATAGAAGACAAGGACCTGCGTATAGATACTTACCGTGCATCAGGAGCAGGCGGTCAGCACGTCAACAAGACCGAATCTGCCATCCGTATCACCCATGAGCCTACAGGCATAGTGGTACAGTGCCAGAACGACCGAAGCCAGCACAAGAACAAATCCGCCGCCATGAAAATGCTCAAATCACGCCTTTACGAATATGAAATGGCAAAAAAACAGGCAGAGATAGACGGTGTGGAGAAATCGGACATCGGATGGGGACACCAAATACGCTCCTACGTCATGCAGCCCTATCAGCAGGTAAAAGATACCCGAAGCGGGCAGGCATTCACCAATGTCGATGCGATTTTGGATGGAGACATTGACAAGCTTCTGGAAGGCGTATTGATCTCTCAGGCAAAGTAG
- the panC gene encoding pantoate--beta-alanine ligase yields the protein MIIARTVRELQEAKKELNGSIGFVPTMGALHQGHLSLIQQAKKENDHLIVSIFVNPTQFLEGEDLNAYPRREEADRKICEVAGVDIVFMPEIGQMYEKDELCIGAPAIRGYILEGEKRPGHFDGMLQVVMKLLNLSSATRAYFGKKDAQQLSLITQMVKNYFMDVQIIPCEIIRDEYGLALSSRNVYLNEEEKHRALALSRSLKRATKMVMQGELDVEAIKKEMMQVLSETDRVEYIAIVDRQFKALEKVQIGNTIILVAAWIGKPRLIDNIWI from the coding sequence ATGATTATTGCACGAACGGTCCGGGAACTTCAGGAGGCGAAAAAAGAACTGAATGGCAGCATCGGATTCGTACCGACGATGGGTGCGCTGCATCAGGGGCATCTCTCGCTTATACAACAGGCAAAAAAAGAGAATGACCATCTCATTGTTTCCATCTTTGTCAATCCGACACAGTTTCTTGAAGGAGAGGACCTCAATGCCTATCCGCGCAGGGAAGAAGCAGACAGGAAGATCTGTGAAGTGGCAGGGGTGGATATTGTCTTTATGCCGGAGATTGGGCAGATGTATGAGAAAGATGAACTCTGCATCGGAGCACCGGCGATACGCGGGTACATTCTGGAAGGTGAGAAACGCCCGGGGCACTTTGACGGGATGCTTCAGGTGGTCATGAAACTGCTTAATCTCTCTTCTGCGACCCGTGCCTACTTCGGAAAGAAGGATGCTCAGCAGCTTTCCCTCATCACACAAATGGTCAAGAACTATTTTATGGATGTGCAGATCATTCCCTGTGAGATCATCAGAGATGAGTATGGTTTGGCGTTGAGCAGTCGCAATGTCTATTTAAATGAGGAAGAAAAGCATCGGGCATTGGCACTTTCACGTTCTCTCAAACGTGCCACCAAGATGGTGATGCAGGGTGAACTGGATGTGGAAGCCATTAAAAAAGAGATGATGCAGGTACTTTCCGAAACGGACCGTGTTGAGTATATCGCCATTGTGGACCGTCAGTTCAAAGCGCTTGAAAAGGTACAGATAGGCAATACTATCATTCTGGTTGCTGCATGGATAGGAAAGCCGAGGCTCATCGACAATATCTGGATCTGA